Within the Paramormyrops kingsleyae isolate MSU_618 chromosome 2, PKINGS_0.4, whole genome shotgun sequence genome, the region ACACGTGATCACTCAATCATGATTGGACCAAaatagtcacatgacacacacagtTGGAAGACAATGAAATAGGTGTAATGTATGAAATTTACTAAATATACAGGTTGCGCTAACTTTAAACAGAATTAATAATCTCGTAATTTACATGTGCTAGAGTGTTAAATGTGAAATGAAAAAGTGTTTTGTAGCATTAGTAACATAATAAGAGCTCAACAGGCTACACCAGCAGTGGTGGAAGCCGttttgggttgggggggtgtgtgtgtgtgtggggggggtgtcgCAGTTTCATCGGAACCACAACATGATGAGAGCAAGATTGTTTGTATTGTGGTTTTGATTTCAGTTTTAGAACTTTTACACCATTGTCTGCTACAATATGTAATTAACAGCATGGTACTTCTGGTGTACTGATCTAAATTGGATTTGACCAAATTTCATTAAAAGATTCTGAGCATGCCAAAGAAAATAATTTCCACTGTAGAATACACATTTTTCTGGTTACCATCCAGATTAGCTGCAATGAGAGAATGTTTTTCAATGCGCTCACTCATGTCGTAAAATTGTTGCCAGAAGGCCTCCATCCAGCGCTGCATGTCCTCTCGACTTTCTGTGCCAAGCGTATGTGTCACTTCCTCCCCCCCGTAGCGgttgctgatgttgatgctctgCCCTTTGCAGTGGACATCCTTCTCTGTGGCGCGAATCTTTGTTTCCTGAGAGACACACGTGCACATACTATTAATCAGTAGTTCAGCACCAACTTTACACAATACACAGCCATTCCCTTATTAAAGTAGCCCAATCCAGCAGGAGAAACAATTTTTCCTTGTAGTCAGATTGGTGTAGCATTATGTGTCTGTTTTGTCTTTGTGTCACTAAgttcacagatttttttcttaacAATCAGTTTTCTTAACAATCAGAAACTACTGTTACTGCATTGCATTGCATTACACTTCAAAACCTGCTTTTACCCAAGATGGAAAAACAAGACCAGAAGACCTGGGATTACATATTTCCAGAACTTTCTGGAATGACTTCTCCATTTAAAAAGAGGACAGCTGGTGGGGAGGGGCAGGCAAGAATAGGACACTTTTATACACGGCACTGATTCTGGTAACTTTTGGTCGCAAATATATTAATAGCAGGATTACATCAGTGGAGTTCTTGGTGTAAAATATGAATCAGCAGCATCATATGATTTATTGACACACTGAAATGGCAGTTATCTGCGTCATGAAGCAGATAAGCAGCAAGCAAAATATCACCTTTTACGTCCCCATCCCAAAGCCAAACACACAGAGTGGCAACATATCTGAAAACGCCTCTTATTCTGGAAGTGGAACAGAAAGTGAGATCTTTTGTTGTCTTTACAAAAGGTTCTTATGTGTGTTTCTAACAAATACACTAATTACTACTGTTAGTAGTATTTTACATGATGTTCAAAATATGACATATGTTCATATGTATTTATTCAAACTAATATGCACTATAATGCGTGTACTCATGTGTTCTCTGAATAAATTCTGAATTATGGCCTAATTTTTAGTTGTATAATTTCCAGCAGCCTTGGTAATGTGGCAATAAAGATTATGCCTCTGATTGTTTATGATAAATTGGAAAACTCAAGCAGGAAGCCCTCAGACTGAATGAAACCCATGTATGTATCTCCTATTATGCCAACTATGTCCTAATTCACAAAAGTAACAGCAGATGGCAGCACATTCCTTGTAGTCCAATAACTCTAAAGGGTCCCACAGAATAATTTACctactgaaaaataaataaccaGTGACGAAGATAGCATGTGGGTAAGGAACAAATTAAATAATAGAGTTTAAAcgtatatacaaataaaaaaaaatatatcatacACCAGTAATAAATAGAAAACAATGCAAATCAGGTTTTAGAAGAAGGTATCGGGTGACAAGGAAAGTACCTGAGTTGACCCAAAGTACCATGGAGGCCAAGAAAGGTCCATTAATGATAGTCTCcagttaataataaaacatcaaCTAAAAGCCTTAGATGTATGTTGTGTATGGAAGAATGAATTCAAACTAACCTTATTGATAGCAATAGTAAAAGCTGGTTCCACATTTGCTTCCATGTCCTCTTGTCTGTGGTAACAGAAGAGGTTTGTCCCTTTCAGGACACCGTACACCTTTGTCCAGCTCTGATGGTCCCCTCCTAGCGGCTGGTAGAGGTAAGCAGAAAGGCAGGCAGTGGAGAGTGAGCGGTTTCTCAGTTAGCATAGCTACGCAGATCTGACCTGTACTGCTCCACTGCTCCCCGTTACCTTGACCTTCAGGTAGCCGCTCATCATCTGCTCTGTCATGCAGTACGGCTGAGCAGCCAGGCGACAGCACATGCTGCCATAGAGCGGCAGCCAGTATGTGCACTCCTCTGCAGCACAGAGAGAGCGACGGGACAGGAGATagaaatgaaaaagcaagaacgcttcatgtaaaatattccattATGGTGTGAtctattgcaaaaaaaataaaaataaagttagATACCTCTTTACAACAAGGCTCTGTTTTGCCACTTATAAATGGTAGtaattcattaataataataataataataataaataaataactcatTTATAATTCTCTATTAATGATTTACTAAGTGTTACAGCCTAATTGGTATGCTGGTTAAAGGGTAATCTTATCATAAAGTGGTAGCAAAAATGATAACTGTAACACTGCTGTGGCAGGCAGTGGAAACAAATCTAACATTACTATACATTAATGACAAGTtgggttaaaaaaaacagatctcGGGTAAACTGTTTGACAGTGACCTTAACATAAGGTGCCAAACTATGACCCAAAGAAATGAAGGCGCAGCAAGTGGCATAAGAAACGTTAGATGATATTTTTAGACATTTTGGATTAGATGTTTATTCCATTACATTCTTGCACCCAAAAAAAGGATGCAGGAACGGAGAAAGTAGGGAAGTTGAGGAGAAGTTGAAGAGGAGAAAAGTGACTCACCATTCCCAGAGATGGAGAGGTCATGTGTGCGGAAGCTGTCCTGCACGTGTGCCAGTGTGAGCGAGGTGTGAGCCAGGACATTATACTTTGGTCCCCTGGACACAAAAACCAGCTTGAGTGAGAGGCTGTTCTGCAGGGGTCTATCATGCAGTGCTAGTCTTTTAATTACATGCACAGTCGTATTCTAACAGCTTTCAGTGGTTTCCACCAGCTACATCCAAAGGATTGTTGAACATATGGGCTTATTGCCACCCCAGAAGTGCCAGTCACTTACGGGACGGCGGGCATGGGTAACAGGATGGTGGCCGCTCCTCCATTGGTCGCCGGATTGCAGATGCTGGGCTCCATCGCTGCCCGCATCTTCTTCCCCGTGGAGCGACCCAGAGAACTGCTGAGCTTGCTGGCCAGCTTGCGTGGAGTGCTGCAGGTCGAGAATTCGTCCTCCGTGCAGCAGCTGTAGAGCTCCACCCGCAGCTCAAACTCGGGGCTGGCCTCGTTGCTGCACAGTACACACCAGCGCACACATGACTAAAAACACGGTACAAACGGCAGCGGCCTTTAAATGCTGCACATTGCTGGAGAACTCAGGGAAAGAGGGGAAACTGAGCGAAAGTGAATAAGGCAGGTATGCATTTTTGGCATAGAAAAGACGACTTGTACTCACAAAACGATGGTATTGTCGAAGCAGATGTCTGTCAGTGTGCGGTCCACCGTGACCATGTCTGTATCATAGATCTCTCCatccagctgcagcaggcagaaTACCGCACAACGATGCAGCTCTGAACGGAACAGGAAGATGACGGATGGATGAGGCTGACAGATTCTTAAATTAAGAGGCCATTTGCGGAGATTTCGCGGTACACTCATGCGTCGCTTAACGACGGAGTTGCGTTCTGAGAAATTTCTCGTTGGGCGATTTCGTTATTGTGCAAACATCATAAAGTGCTCTTAAACTAACCTAGATGGTATAGATTACTACTCACCTAGGGTATATGGTATAGCCTAAGTAACGATAAGAAGTACAGTTGAGTAAATTCATAAACTAGTAACATAGTTATCATCACcaagtattatgtactgtacataattgcAAGTGCTACATATTTTCACGATTAGCAGTGCAGTAGGATTGCTTCctccagcatcaccacaaacatgtGAATAATGCGTCGCACTAcagctatgatgttgctaggcaataggaatttttcagctccattacAGTACAATCTTAAGGGACCACTGTTGTATATGCGGTCCATCACTGGCCGAAACATCGTCATGCGAGGTATTGTTCTTCCCCTCAAAGAACTTTCAGACCCCAAGTGATGTTTTTCTTTCATGCTTGGTGAATGTTTGTATCAGGTCAGCCATGAAGATATGCTGCTTCTCTGTTTATAAGTGAATGAGCATGCTGGTATCTTTTGAGCTTCTACTTCAATACACAACCCTTATAGAAAGTTTAGTACCCTATCT harbors:
- the LOC111847290 gene encoding rhotekin-like isoform X3, with product MNCPKNHIDSDIQKKIDYEIRMRDGACKLLAACSQRDQALEASKSLLTCNARIMAYMSELQRMKEAQVLQRAVRRSSDGGPRLPCKGKVAISDLRIPLMWKDTEYFKNKGELHRCAVFCLLQLDGEIYDTDMVTVDRTLTDICFDNTIVFNEASPEFELRVELYSCCTEDEFSTCSTPRKLASKLSSSLGRSTGKKMRAAMEPSICNPATNGGAATILLPMPAVPGPKYNVLAHTSLTLAHVQDSFRTHDLSISGNEECTYWLPLYGSMCCRLAAQPYCMTEQMMSGYLKVKPLGGDHQSWTKVYGVLKGTNLFCYHRQEDMEANVEPAFTIAINKETKIRATEKDVHCKGQSINISNRYGGEEVTHTLGTESREDMQRWMEAFWQQFYDMSQWKQCCDDVMKIETPSPRKPAIITAKQQGSLYNEMATPLSASSSEGLLLQDNAVSAEIRALLSSYYNDSY